A region from the Acomys russatus chromosome 24, mAcoRus1.1, whole genome shotgun sequence genome encodes:
- the Dcaf17 gene encoding DDB1- and CUL4-associated factor 17 isoform X4 — protein MGRTPKANVCQRLSRRALGFFARDAGVVQRTNLGILRALVCQESTKFKNVWTTHSKSPIAYERGRIYFDNYRCCVSSVASEPRKLYEMPKCSKSEKIEDALLWECPVGEILPDPSDYKSSLIALTAHNWLLRISATTGEILEKIYLASYCKFRYLSWDTPQEVIAVKSAQNKGPVAARQAGTQQPALLYLAVFRVLPFSLVGILEINKKIFANVTDATLSHGILIVMYSSGLVRLYSFQAIVEQTLHLHSLKFHLWRMRFRLEATLGTTSSHLTRRSKKEFSIFVP, from the exons ATGGGCCGGACCCCGAAGGCCAATGTGTGCCAAAGGCTGAGTCGCCGGGCTCTGGGCTTCTTCGCACGCGACGCGGGCGTGGTGCAGAGGACGAACCTGGGCATCCTGCGGGCGCTGGTGTGCCAG GAGAGTACTAAGTTTAAGAATGTTTGGACAACTCATTCCAAGTCACCTATAGCCTATGAGAGGGGAAGAATATATTTTGACAATTACCGGTGCTGTGTCAGCAG tgTTGCATCAGAGCCAAGAAAACTTTATGAAATGCCAAAATGTTCCAAATCAGAAAAAATTGAGGATGCTTTATTATGGGAATGCCCAGTG ggagaaaTACTTCCTGACCCATCAGACTATAAGTCCTCACTcatagcactgactgctcataATTGGCTGCTTCGTATATCAGCAACTACAGGGGAAATCCTGGAGAAAATATACCTTGCTTCCTATTGCAAGTTCAG GTACCTGAGCTGGGACACTCCTCAGGAGGTCATTGCAGTCAAGTCGGCTCAGAACAAAGGCCCGGTGGCGGCTCGCCAG GCAGGCACACAGCAGCCTGCTTTGTTGTACCTTGCAGTATTCCGGGTTCTGCCCTTCTCACTTGTAGGCATTCTAGAGATCAACAAAAAG attttcgcGAATGTCACAGATGCTACCTTGTCCCACGGAATACTGATAGTGATGTACAGCTCGGGACTAGTCAGGCTGTACAGCTTCCAAGCCATCGTCGAACAG ACTCTCCACCTCCACTCTTTGAAGTTTCATCTCTGGAGAATGCGTTTCAGATTGGAGGCCACCCTTGGCACTACATCATCACACCTAACAAGAAGAAGCAAAAAGGAGTTTTCCATATTTGTGCCCTAA